The genomic interval GGTGGATGCTTCCACCCGAGGAAGTGAATTTGATGGCATTGGACAACAGATTCATGAGGGCTTGTTTGATTTTGTTCTTGTCTGCTTCGATCGCAGGTAAATCTGAAGGAACATTAATAGAAAGGTGAAGATTGTTATTTTGAATGAGTGGACGGAAGATATTCACGAGAATCGTAGTAATCTCAGAGAACTCAAAAAATGTAGGATGCAAATTGACTTTGTTTTTTTCTAGGTTGGAAAAATCGAGTAAATCTCTGATCAGATCGAGTAAATGATGGGCACTTTGGTATATATCGAATGAATATTCAGAGGATTCCGAAACACCTATCCCTTGTTGCATCAAAATTTCGCTGTAGGCAATGATGGAAGTCAGAGGAGTCTGCAGTTCGTGGCTCATCAGGGCAATAAACTCTGACTTTACTTCACTTGCCTTTGTTAATTCTTCATTAATTTGACGTAGGTTTTCTTGATGAATATTCAGGGCGTAGTTTGCACTGCGTAATTCTTTCGTCCGCTCGTCAACCCGAGATTCCATTGTCTCGCAAAGAATTTTTAGATTATTAGCCATAGCATGAAGATTATCCTGCAATACTCTAATCTCATAATTATCTGCAATGGTTGTATCGGGAATGTCTAGATCCCCTTTGCCAAAGCGAGTGGCTAAGTCAGCCATGCCTTCAAGCGGTTTGACCACTTTGGAACGAATGGATAGATAGACTGCGACAGTAAGACTTAATAATAGGATCAGAGTAGAAAGAATATCACGTATGAGGCTAGTGCGTAGCTCTTTGTAAGTTTGCTCGAGCGGGGCCGTAATACTGATAGCGCCGGCGAAGTCCCCCAAATGTGCTCCTTCTTTAGGGTATCCTGTAATATCAATGGCCCCTGCGGGCCCGCCATGGCAACTCAAACAATCCTCTTCAAAGTAGAGCGGTACCATATAACGGTAGGATTTATGATCATTTACTGTATCGACGGATGCGTACTCAGCTAAATTGCGATCTAGGGAGAATTTCTCTAAGATTTGTTGCTCGTATTGGTCAGGTGCGTTGACTGAATTTCGGACTTGGAGTCGGGTTTGCTTAAAGGTGTAGCCTAAAGTCCCGTTGAAGATCTGTGAGATACCCCGTATGGCCACTGAAGGATTAAGATGTTTGAAATTGCTGGTACCGTCCCTGTCTAAGTTGATTACGTCTTGCTTTTCAGCGATGAAGATACGGGTAGCAATCAGTTCCTGAGCCAGCATTGACGTGCTATTATGCAAGTCTTTAAAAGCTAACTGATATTGATTGTAACTGCCCCAACCAATATCCACACTCATTAATAAAATTACTGTAATAGCTACGATCAAAATGATTTGCGTATTTAAATGCTTCTGATGGAATGTTTTAAGTAGTTTCAAGATTGCCCTCCTATAAGTCCTAAATAAAGTGAATAAAAGAACAACCTTTGAATTAGAAAGCTTAGATCTAAAGTTAATTTTCTTCATTGTAACCAAGCCCCATAAAACAGTCAACCGTCGCATAACATAGAAGCCTTACACTAGGGCGGAATGATTAAATCTATGATCCAAGAGAAAAACCGCTTGATAAGCGGTTTTTTTGGTCAGTGTGAATACTTTAGGAAGGCGTGTAATCTCTTTGCAAGAATCGAGAAAGATTGATGCAAGAAAAAGGTAGGTAAAAAGTTATCAAAAACAACCCTGCTGCAAGCTAAATTGCAACTTAGCGTCAACGAAAGATAAAGAATTTGTTAGGTAACTAGAATCGAATTGAAATTTTCGAATTATATAATAAATTTGCCCTATAGGGATACCCCATCCTAGGCGGGGTAGAAGTTATTAAAAGGAGGAATTGTGTTGAAGGTTCTGCGTAATGTATTTGATGCACATTCGCACATTGGTCCGATGGCTCCCTGGAAGTATTATGATCTCGAGGAAGCGGTGAACCCTACGGTGCTAGAGTATCCCGATACGGAATCCTACTTGGCCCACATGGACAAGTATGGTATTAAAAAGGCACTTGTTTGCCCGAACTACGGCATTCCTGTTCATGAACAGCCTTTTAGCCTTAATCCCCTAGTAATTGAAGCTGTAAAGAAGTCTGACCGAATCGTCGGTGGTATCTGGGTCTCCAATGTTCCTCGTAATAAAGAACTCACCAGGGCGGCCCTTAAATTTGCGGGTGAACCAGGTATAGCTTGTCTGAAAATGACCTATTTGTTAGGTGGTAATCCTGATCCAGATAAATACGACGCAGAAGCAGAAGAGCTGATGGAAGAAATCGTAAGTACTTGCGAAAAATATGACCTTACGTTACAAACCCACTCCAGTTCGGGCGGAAATTCTGACATAAGTAACTACTATAAGTTTGTCGAAAAATATGGAAAACGCATTCGTCTCCATATCATTCACCTCGGTGGCGGTGTGAGCGGGCACATTAAAATGGTCCCCAAATTCATTAATTGGGTCAAAGAGGGTTATCAAGTCTACACGGATGGCTGCTGGGCAGTCGGCTTTGGCGTACGTTTCTTGTTAGATGAAATTGCGAAAGCCGGTGTTGGTGAAGATCGTATTCTTTGGGGTTCTGATGAGCCATGGAGTGATCTGCCTTCCGAGTATTGGAAATGGGAAGGCGCCGATATCTCCGATGAATTTAAAAACAAGATTTTCTGGGAAAACGCTGAACGCGTGTATGGGTCCAAGAAGAAATAAGGAGGAGAAAGCACATGTCGAAAGTTCAAGTTGGCGATAGTCTTTATACTAAAAACAAAATGTTTCCTGATTATAAGGCCGAACCCGGTCAAAAAGCTTTAGTGCAAATCCACGGAATGTTTACCGAGGCTTCAGTAACCCTGATTGCGCTCTTAACGGCTACCCGTCTCCAGCGTAAGGGATTCGAGACATCAATTCTGCTTTATGGACCGTCCGGTGTACTCGCGGCCAGTGCTACTAAGGGCTATCCAAAAGTTGGGGATGAATTCTATCCTGGTCATCTGGCACATACTCAGCGCCTTCAACAATTCATGAAAGAAGGCGGTAAGGTATATATCTGTCAGTTCGGACTGGGCGCCACCGGTTTCCGTGAAGAAGATCTACTTGAAGGTGTAATCGCTTTCGATCCACTTGATACACTTGATTTGGCACTTGAACACTATAAAGCAGGTGCTTTTATTATGGGAACTTGGATGTAAGCTTTTGTTTTAAATAGCTGAATGACTTTTACATTTCCCTCCCTTACCTTGGCAAAGTTGCCAGGGTAAGGGTTCTATCTCTAAACGATCGCAAAGGAGTAGCGGAACATGGGTAGTTCGTTGAAACCCGAGGAATTAATGGTGGAATTACAGAGCAAAGGAATTAGACTCGAACAAGGCTCGGTGAAGGGCCGTCAAGGTGGCGCAGGCCCAGCCAATGGCAAAGGAATGGTGTTTGGAACATTCCAGATTACTGTTCCCACGACAGGTGAGTGTGCCATGAATTCCCACTATTCTCTACATGAGGATGGGGAGAGAGCATTTATTCTCGAGGATGGTGAAGTCATAAGTGAAGTCGAGTTAATAGGTAAGCCTCAATTTTATGCTTTGCACACTGCGGACGGGGTGCCTTACAACAAAATCGCGCTTCTCCACGGACGCGATTGTTTGGCCAGCACAGTTATTCAAACCTGTTCGCGTTGGCATGGCGGGGAACGTTGTCAATTTTGTGGAATAGGTACAAGCCTAAATGACAATAACACTATGCCTGTAAAAACTCCAAAGCAACTGGCAGAGGTTGCTGAGGCTGCAGTTCGTTTGGACGGGGTAACACATGTGACTCTAACCGCCGGAACAACAGCTAACCCTCTGCATGGTATCAAACACTTGGGAGATTGCGCTCGGGCAATCAAAGAAGCAACAGGGTTACTCGTGCATGTTCAATTTGAGCCTGTCGAGGATCTAAGCATCTATAGTCAGCTGAAAGATTATGGTGTAGATACCGTAGGTATGCACCTCGAGAGTTTTGATCAAAAGGTGAGAGAACGTATTACTCCTGGGAAGGCAAAATTGCCTGTAAGTAAATATTTTGAGAGCTTTGCCAAGGCAGTAGAGGTTTTCGGCCGGAATCAGGTCAGTACCTATATTATTATTGGATTGGGTGAGAGTCTGGCAGATACTCTAGCAGGCTGTGTTCGCTGTATCAAGATGGGAGTCTATCCATTTGTTGTACCCCTTCGGCCAGTGAAAGAGACAGCCTTTGCCAATATGGCTCCGCCGGAGCCGAAAACAATGGTTGAAATATACACTGAAGTTGCAAGGGCTTTAGCAGACAAAGGACTGCGAGCTGCCGACAGTAAAGCAGGCTGTGTTCGATGTGGAGCTTGTTCGGTTTTGCCCGCCTTTGAGAGGTGAGGGTACCATGGCAAAGTTTGTGCTTAAAGTTGCCGAGAGCGAGGATGAACTGAGACAGTATAATTCTGTACGAAGAGAAGTTTTCGTACATGAACAAGGTATTTTTGAGGAAAAAGATGTTGATGAACACGATACTGTAGCATTACCGATCATTGGTTTGGATACTGCGAGTGAGCAGGTTGTCGGAGTGGTACGATGCTATCCTTTAGGAAATGGTGATTGGATGGGTGGACGACTTGCCGTTTTACCTGCCTTTCGCGGGCGATTAGGTGCACTCTTGGTACGCAAAGCAATGGAAGAGGTGCAAAGTCGTGGCTGTCGAAATTTTTATGCCCATATTCAAGAGCAAAACGTTATGTTTTTCCAAAGGCTAGGCTGGTCACTAACTGGGAAAAGTTCTGTATTCAGCAATGTTGTCCACTATGACATGGAAGTGGTTTTTGATAATTGAAAGTAATCAGCATGGAAGGATGAGAGTATGTCTTGGCTCAATGATCTTGTCGAGAATTGGCTTGCGACTGGCGCTTTACATCAGAAGCAGGATATCCAGACCGTCTCAAATAGCTTACCGCTTAACCCTTTGGTGGATGGGCAACCTGTCTTATTAGGGGATGACGCGGCCGCTATCACTGTGGATGGGGGTTATCTGCTTTTAGCGGCCGAGGGAGTGTGGCCACCCTTGTTACGAGCCAATCCTAAATTAGCTGGTAGGTGCTGCGTCTTAACCAATGTTAGCGATATATATGCTATGGGCGGCCGTCCTACGGCAGTTGTGGATGTTCTATTTGCCTCGGACGACGAACTCGCTTCGCAGGTGCTCAGTGGGATGCAGGAAAATGCAGAGCGTTTCGGGGTACCCATCGTTGGCGGGCATTATACCAAGAACAGAGATACCTCAGCTTTGGCTGTAGCGATACTAGGTCAGGCCAAAAGGTTACTTACGAGTCATACAGCCCGACCGGGTGATCAACTTATGCTTGTTTGCAAACTAGAGGGAAGGTTGCACGATACCTTTGATTTTTGGGATTGTTCGAGCATGTGTTCACCGGAGCAACTGAGATCTGATTTGGAGTTACTCCCACTTATAGCGGAAACTGGTCTTTGTGATACGGCTAAAGATGTAAGTATGGCGGGAATTCTGGGGACAACCATCATGCTGTTAGAGACTTCAGGATATGGAGCTAGGGTAAGCTTGGACGAGATTCCTTGTCCACTCGGAGTAAATATCGAAAGGTGGTTGCGTGCCTTTCCGAGTTACGGCTTTATCTTATCTGTACGTCCACAGCAGGTTAACAATGTTCGATTAATATTTGAGGAGCGCGGTTTATGCTGTGCTTCATATGCAACCGTTCTAGAGGGCCCAGCTGTGACTGTGCACGGTCGCGGAGAAAGTAAGGTTATCTGGGATTTAAAAACACCTTTAATGGGTTTTGTCCAATCCTGAGATTTGAGGTGAAGTATGAATAAAGCATTAGAACAGCAATTGGTTGAGCTTCTAGGCTTAGATTCGGTGTCAACTGCTGACATTGAACGAATGCAATATGCCCATGATATGGCCCCAGTGCCGAGAATTTTAGGGTTAGTCTGGAAGTTCATGCCGGATGCGGTTGTACGACCGAGTTCTGCACAGCAGTTACAGCAACTAATGAAATTTGCTACTAAAAATTCTGTGCCAGTAGTTCCCCGAGGTCGATCTACGACCATGATGGGTGGCGCTTATCCAATTTATGGTGGGATATCTGTCGACATGACAGCTCGTCGAGGTATCGTCGAGCTAAATGAGTCTGCTTTAACTATTAAAGTAAAGTCTGGAACGTACTGGGAAACTGTGCTAAAATTCCTTGAAAAACGAGGGCTTACTTTGTATTGTTACCCGACCAGTGCTCCATCCTCTACTATAGGAGGTTGGATGGGCAATAGCGGAGTTGGGCTTGGCAAAGGTGGGTTGGGCATTGGTTCCTCCCAATATGGCTATGCGGCTGAAACGGTAGTTGATCTCAGCGTGGTTTTGCCAACAGGAGAATATCTAGAATCGATAGCAGCGACGCACCTAAAGGTCAAAGATTTCATAGGAAGTGATGGTGTCCTGGGTATCATGGATACAATTACTTTAAAGGTTCGTAAACTTCCGGCACGGCAGGAACCCTTTAGCTTTAATTTTAAGGATATCGAGAAGCTATGCTCAGCAGTAGAAGAGATCGCCTCACTTAAACCCTTCTTCCTGCTTATTGAAGACGAGGTTATGCTTGACTTCAAGAAACTAGCAGGGCTTCATGTGCCACAGGCTCAGAATTTGTTAACAATCATATTTGAGGGTGACGGAGCTCCATTAGAATCGAATATCCAAAAGATGCGCAAGATTATTGGTGTCTATGGAGGTCAGGAATTATCTAAAGAGATTGCTGAGCAAGAGTGGCAGGGACGTTATTATGCCATGCGTCATAAGAAAGCGGGACCAAACCTCTTAGGGGGAGAATTCAGTGCACCTATAAGTAGTTTGAAAGAGGTCATCAGACGAGTCAAGAAACTGGGAACCGCGAAAAATATCCAAATTGCCATACATGGTACGCTTGGGGTAAACGAGGTACTAGTCATGCCCCAAGTACTCAGTGATGAACGGAAAAAATTCCGTTACCTAACCATGATGTCTTTGGTCAAAGAATTAAATGACCTTAGCATTAAGTTAGGTGGTATACCGTATGGAGTAGGTTTATTCAATGCTTTTTACGCCAAAGAGATCCATGGAGCAAAATTGGCCGAACTGGTTCGGCTTAAAAAAATACTTGATCCACGAAATATTATGAACCCCGGCAAGGCTACTCATTGCTCGACCAGATTTAGGATAACTCTTCCTAAGTTTGCTTACGGCATGGGTATGCGGGGGTTAGGCCTTTTTGTAAAGCACGGCAGATAGGGGGAGAACGATTTGCTTCAAGAAAGATTACGGGCAATTGAACACAATATCTATACCTGTGCACAGTGTGCATTTTGTACTGCTACTTGCCCAGTTGCTGAACAAAAAGGGTGGGAGACGTATGGACCGCGGGGGAAAATGTATCTTTTAAAACTTTTAATTCAAAATGATATTCAGGCCAACGAGGAGATTAAAGAACGCTTCTATGCCTGTACCACGTGTAGCCGTTGCGCTAAAGTCTGCCAGACAGACTTGGAACTCGTGGAAATCTGGGAAGACGTGCGTTCTTGGCTTGTTGAAGATAATCTAGGTCCCTTAGAAGTGCACAGGGGAATAGAGGCATCTGTGGCCCAAAGCCACAATACGTACCGTGAATCTGCCGCCAAGAGAGATGCTTGGGCAGGCGATTTAAAATTGAATAGAAAGGGTAAGATTGCATTTTTTGTCGGTTGTACCTCGTCCTATAGAATGCAGCAACTTGCTCAAGATACGATGAAGATTCTACAATCCATGGGCGAAGAGATTGCGGTTTTGGGCGAAGATGAATGGTGCTGTGGTTCAGTGTTATTGAGGACAGGTCAACGACGGCAAATCAAAGAAATTGTCGAGCATAATGTCAAAGCTCTGAAAAACACCGGGGCTGAAATTGTAGTTGCCTCGTGCACGGGATGCTTTAAGACCATAAGTGGCGATTATCCGCCGATCTACGGGAGCGAACTGCCGTTTAAGATGATGCACATTTCACTGTATCTAGCTCAGCAAATCGAAAGCGGCAAGCTCAAATTTACGAAATCAATCAATGAAAAAGTAACTTATCATGATCCTTGTCACCTTGGGCTACACGCAGGGGAATATGAGGCTCCCCGAGCTATTCTAAAGGCAATTCCAGGTTTGGAACTGATTGAGATGGATAATATTCGTGAGGAATCGCGCTGCTGTGGAGCCGGAGGCGGTCTCAAGGCAGGTATGCCTGATGTTGCCTTAGCAATTGGACAAGTTCGGGTTGATGAAGCGGAAGAAACTGGGGCGAGCATTCTAGCGAGCTGCTGTCCATTCTGTAAAACAAATTTATCCCAAGCTATTGAAGCCGGGAACAAAAACTTAGTGCAAAAAGACATCACGGCGCTGGTCGTAGAGGCGATGGGTCTTGATGCTTAGGGAAGAACAACCGGTGCAGGTAAAGGCGATATGGCAGCAAGGGTACCAAGTCGAACTAAAAGCCAGGGAGCATATCTTTATCGTCGATGAACCGACGGATTCGGGCGGTCTAGATCATGGCCCGATGCCTACGGAACTTTTATTGGCCTCTCTGGCGTCATGTCTTACCTTAGCCATTCGTCATGTGTGCCTGAAGAAGCGTCTAGAACTTTTGCAACTTCAGGTTGATGTGCAAGGTGGATTCGACCGCACCAGCTTTAAGTGCGTACAATTAATGGCTGAAGTGACTTCAAGTCTTGCCCCAAAGCTTTTAAAGCAAATAGTGGACAAAGCAATAAAATACTGTTATGTAAGCAACACATTATATGACGGTTGTCAGATTTCATATAGGATTAACAATAATTAACGGATCAAATTATTTAAAAGCTATACCCAAAAAGGAGGCATAATCTTGGCGAATAGTCCAAAAAAGATAGCCGTAGTAGCGTTCGGGGGGAACGCATTATCACCTGAAATGCAAAAAGGAAGTTTTGAAGAACAGCAAGCGAATGCCGATGCTGCTTCCGAGGCAATCCTGGGAATTGCGTGCAGTGGTTATGAAGTTATTTTAGTGCATGGCAATGGACCACAGGTCGGGCAATTATTAGCTCAAAACGAGGAGTCAGCTGCCAAAATACCAATGCTGCCCTTGGATGCCTGCGTAGCAGCGACTCAGGGGACGATTGGTTTCATTCTAACAACCGCTTTACGGCAGACCTGTAAACGGCTCGGGATCGACAAAGATACGGTCACGGTGTTGACTAATGTTGCCGTTGACCCGGCCGATCAAGCCTTTCAAAATCCCACGAAACCGATTGGCGGATTTATGTCAGCGGAAAGAGCTCAGGAAATGAAAGAAAACAAGGGCTGGAAGATTATTGAGGACAGCGGCCGCGGATATCGCAGGGTGGTTCCATCGCCCGAGCCTAGGAGAATTATGGAAAGTAAAGCAATTCGCGAACTTGCTCTGGCTGGCTATATTGTAATGGCCTGTGGTGGGGGTGGAATTCCCGTTGCGAAGGTTAACGATCGATTTACGGGACTAGAAGCGGTAATCGATAAGGATTTGGCCTCCAGCCTGCTGGCAGCAGAAGTTGGCGCAGATCTCTATATTGTGCTTACAGGAGTACCACAAGTTGCCATTAACTTTGGCAAACCGAACATGCAATTGTTAGAAAAGATCACCGTGTCAGAGGCGGAAAAATATATGTCCGAAGGGCATTTTCCACCGGGCAGTATGGGGCCAAAGATTAGTGCGGCCTTAAAGTTTATTTCCTGCAGTGCGAAAGAGGTCTTAATCACTACAGCAGAAAAGCTGGAGGCTGCTTTAGAAGGACAAAGCGGTACTTACATTGTTCCTGATGCAAAATGATCGTAAGGAGGAATAATTAATGGCTACCTATGAGTTGTTTTCTCAAAAATTAAAGACGGTTAACATAGGGTTACCTTCCTTTGGTGAAGACTTAATAACCCAGGAAGTGGAAACAGTTTTAGTCGATTGGCAAATCCCAGCAGGGGGTAGTACCGAATTGGTGAATGCCCTTAAAGTTATCGAGAATGCCGAAGTAGAAGAAGCAAACAAACTGACAGTAGAAAGAATGCTCAGCGGGGAACCTGTTCTGATTGGTATGGAGCGGGCACAGGATGTAATTCTCGGAATGGGCCCCCGGAGTATCTTTCATTCTGGTCCACCATTAACTTGGGAACGGATGTGCCCAGGGGTACAGCGTGCGGTACTGGGAGCTATCATTTTCGAAGGATGGGCCAAGGATCGGGAGTCCGCACTAGAGGTCGTAAAGAATAATGAAGTGGAATTTTCCCCGAATCACTTCCATGGCGCTGTGGGACCTATGACAGGTATTATTTCCCCATCGATGCCTGTATGGGTAGTTGAAAATCGTACATTTGGCAATCGAGCTTATTCCACCCTGAATGAGGGTAAAGGAGTAACCCTGTGGTATGGTGATTTCGATGATAGCACGATTGAAAAGCTTAACTGGTTTAGAGAGGTATTTGGACCCAGTGTGAAAAAGGCCTTAGACAAACAAAGTGGCACTATTAATCCTTTTAATCTGGTTGCTCAAGGGTTGTCAATGGGGGACGAAGTTCACGTACGTTGCCAAGCAACGACCGCCTTGCTCATTAAGGAACTTGTTCCGCTTTTAGCCGACGCTGGAGTCGAAGGTTCAGATATAGCAGCAATGGTGCGTTTCATGGCTAGGAATAACACCTTTAGCTTGAATCTCGCAATGGCCGCATGTAAGTCCGTAATGGATGCAGCTCATGGTGTGCCGAATAGCACGATTGTAACGGCCATGACTCGTAACGGTACCGATTTTGGCCTCAGGGTTGGTGGATTAGGTGATCAATGGTTTATCACAGATGCTCCTGCTTTAGAAGAATGCCTCTATTACGCTGGCTTCAGTGTTGAAGACGCAGTGGCTGATATTGGAGACAGCTCTATTATTGAAACCACCGGTTTTGGTGGGATGACCTTCGCGAGTGCACCAACCATTGCTTCTTTTGTTGGAGGCGGTGTTAAAGACGCTATCGAATTGAATAAACAGATGGCTTCCATAACCTATGGTAAAAATAAAAACTTTGCTATTCCAAACATGGATTTTGCCGGTTCACCTACGGGGTTGGATATTCGTAAAGTTGTAGGCTCGCGGATTGTACCGATTATTGATACTGGAGTCATTCATAAGGATGCAGGTATCGGGCAAATTGGGGCCGGCGTGGCACATGCTCCGATAAACGTTTTTGAACAGGCAGTGCTGGCTATGGCCAAAACGATGTCTACGAAACAATAAGGGGTGGCAACATGAGTGTTAAAAATTTAATTAAAACAAATAGTTATCAAGACTCTGTGCGTTTGATGCGAATTTCTGGGCAATTGAAGAAAGTAGCTGGGGTTGTGAACGCCTCAGTGATGATGGCTACCGATGCAAATAAGCGTGTTTTGGAAATGGCAGGTTTACTAGGCCCTGAGGCAGCTGCGGCTGGAGCCAACGACTTGGTCATCGCAGTTGATGCGAATACAGCCGAGGCGATCGACGAAGCGATCCAAGCGGCTGAAAATGCTTTGGTGGAATCCTCTAGCGGAGGATCGGTTGAAGTCCAGAAGGCTAAGAGCTTAGAACTAGCTCTCGAAGAAATGCCGAGCGCAAACATGGTCACGATATCGGTTCCAGGTGCGTTTGCTAAAATCGAGGTAGCTAAAGCGCTATCTAAGGGTTTGAATGTTTTTCTCTTCAGTGACAATGTCACGATTGAGGAAGAGGTTGAACTGAAAAAAATGGCCCTTGATAAAGGTCTGCTCATGATGGGGCCGGATTGCGGCACATCGATTATTAATGGTGCATGTCTAGGTTTTGCTAATGTAATCAACCGTGGCAATATCGGAATCGTTGGTGCTTCCGGTACAGGTGTCCAGGAAGTGACCTGTCAGATTGAACGCTGGGGTGGCGGCTGTTCTCAGGTTATCGGAGTCGGAGGACGTGACTTAAAGGAAAAAGTAGGCGGACTTATGTTCCTAGAAGTTATGCGCAAACTGGACGAAGATCCAGCTACAGAAGTCATCGTCTTGATCTCTAAACCACCGGCCCCATCCGTTATGACCAAAGTACGTGAAACGCTTAGCCAACTGAAGAAACCAGTGGTTGTCAACCTCTTAGGAGGAGAACCGCCAGCTAATCCAGTTCCTAATGAACATTTTGCTGGAACGTTGGAAGAAGCAGCAGCCATGGCTGTAGCTCTGGCCAATGGCACAAATCCGCTTGCTTGGCTCGATGACGTAGCCAAAGTGGAAATGGATATCGTAATGAAAGCAGAGGATATATCTTATAGCTTTAGCCCTGAACAAAAATATGTGCGTGGGTTATTTTCAGGCGGCACTTTATGCTATGAGGCTATGCTTCTCATGCAAAAGGTCATTGGCCCCATTAACTCCAATGTGCCATTGAAACCAGATCAAAAACTGGCTGATTCTCTTATTAGTGTGGGAAATACTTGTATCGATCTAGGCGAAGACGAGTTTACAGTCGGACGGCCGCACCCGATGATTGATTTTCAATTACGCAACGAATGCATTTTAATCGAAGCTGCTAAACCTGAAACCGCGGTTATTTTACTTGATGTCGTATTAGGTTATGGATCGAATGCCGACCCTGCAGCAGAATTAGTGCCGGTCATTAACGAAGCTCGTTCCAAAGCCCGGGAGAGTGGGCGTAACCTGCAATTTGTAACTTATGTATGTGGGACAGATAAAGATCCACAAGGAATGGAAGAGCAAGTTGAGAAACTTCGGGAGTGTTGCGCGGTGGTGCTTCCTACGAACGCTCACGCTGCATTGTTGGCGGCTTACATTGTAGGCAGAGTAGCCAAAGACGCATCACGCTAGGAGGAAAGTCCAATGCTAAAGATTGCGATCCTCACTTATTCGACCAAACCGCGCGGCGGTGTTGTACATTCCCTTTGCTTGGCTGAGAATCTGGCAAGACGCGGGCACGAGGTACGCATCATAGCCTTGGATAAAAAAGAGGGGAGCGGATTTTTCCGCACCCCGGAGGTACCCTGTGATATTATTCC from Desulfosporosinus sp. Sb-LF carries:
- a CDS encoding ATP-binding protein; the encoded protein is MKLLKTFHQKHLNTQIILIVAITVILLMSVDIGWGSYNQYQLAFKDLHNSTSMLAQELIATRIFIAEKQDVINLDRDGTSNFKHLNPSVAIRGISQIFNGTLGYTFKQTRLQVRNSVNAPDQYEQQILEKFSLDRNLAEYASVDTVNDHKSYRYMVPLYFEEDCLSCHGGPAGAIDITGYPKEGAHLGDFAGAISITAPLEQTYKELRTSLIRDILSTLILLLSLTVAVYLSIRSKVVKPLEGMADLATRFGKGDLDIPDTTIADNYEIRVLQDNLHAMANNLKILCETMESRVDERTKELRSANYALNIHQENLRQINEELTKASEVKSEFIALMSHELQTPLTSIIAYSEILMQQGIGVSESSEYSFDIYQSAHHLLDLIRDLLDFSNLEKNKVNLHPTFFEFSEITTILVNIFRPLIQNNNLHLSINVPSDLPAIEADKNKIKQALMNLLSNAIKFTSSGGSIHLQVLYNKDKETIQVSISDTGRGIEASKLDKVFEKFFQVDSGTNREFGGLGLGLAVAKQMIELHSGTIWVESVLGQGSTFHFTLPILAHLNSKPTIEMEG
- a CDS encoding amidohydrolase family protein gives rise to the protein MLKVLRNVFDAHSHIGPMAPWKYYDLEEAVNPTVLEYPDTESYLAHMDKYGIKKALVCPNYGIPVHEQPFSLNPLVIEAVKKSDRIVGGIWVSNVPRNKELTRAALKFAGEPGIACLKMTYLLGGNPDPDKYDAEAEELMEEIVSTCEKYDLTLQTHSSSGGNSDISNYYKFVEKYGKRIRLHIIHLGGGVSGHIKMVPKFINWVKEGYQVYTDGCWAVGFGVRFLLDEIAKAGVGEDRILWGSDEPWSDLPSEYWKWEGADISDEFKNKIFWENAERVYGSKKK
- a CDS encoding MSMEG_0572/Sll0783 family nitrogen starvation response protein, with translation MSKVQVGDSLYTKNKMFPDYKAEPGQKALVQIHGMFTEASVTLIALLTATRLQRKGFETSILLYGPSGVLAASATKGYPKVGDEFYPGHLAHTQRLQQFMKEGGKVYICQFGLGATGFREEDLLEGVIAFDPLDTLDLALEHYKAGAFIMGTWM
- a CDS encoding MSMEG_0568 family radical SAM protein, with the protein product MGSSLKPEELMVELQSKGIRLEQGSVKGRQGGAGPANGKGMVFGTFQITVPTTGECAMNSHYSLHEDGERAFILEDGEVISEVELIGKPQFYALHTADGVPYNKIALLHGRDCLASTVIQTCSRWHGGERCQFCGIGTSLNDNNTMPVKTPKQLAEVAEAAVRLDGVTHVTLTAGTTANPLHGIKHLGDCARAIKEATGLLVHVQFEPVEDLSIYSQLKDYGVDTVGMHLESFDQKVRERITPGKAKLPVSKYFESFAKAVEVFGRNQVSTYIIIGLGESLADTLAGCVRCIKMGVYPFVVPLRPVKETAFANMAPPEPKTMVEIYTEVARALADKGLRAADSKAGCVRCGACSVLPAFER
- a CDS encoding MSMEG_0567/Sll0786 family nitrogen starvation N-acetyltransferase; the encoded protein is MAKFVLKVAESEDELRQYNSVRREVFVHEQGIFEEKDVDEHDTVALPIIGLDTASEQVVGVVRCYPLGNGDWMGGRLAVLPAFRGRLGALLVRKAMEEVQSRGCRNFYAHIQEQNVMFFQRLGWSLTGKSSVFSNVVHYDMEVVFDN
- a CDS encoding sll0787 family AIR synthase-like protein; translated protein: MSWLNDLVENWLATGALHQKQDIQTVSNSLPLNPLVDGQPVLLGDDAAAITVDGGYLLLAAEGVWPPLLRANPKLAGRCCVLTNVSDIYAMGGRPTAVVDVLFASDDELASQVLSGMQENAERFGVPIVGGHYTKNRDTSALAVAILGQAKRLLTSHTARPGDQLMLVCKLEGRLHDTFDFWDCSSMCSPEQLRSDLELLPLIAETGLCDTAKDVSMAGILGTTIMLLETSGYGARVSLDEIPCPLGVNIERWLRAFPSYGFILSVRPQQVNNVRLIFEERGLCCASYATVLEGPAVTVHGRGESKVIWDLKTPLMGFVQS
- a CDS encoding FAD-binding oxidoreductase: MNKALEQQLVELLGLDSVSTADIERMQYAHDMAPVPRILGLVWKFMPDAVVRPSSAQQLQQLMKFATKNSVPVVPRGRSTTMMGGAYPIYGGISVDMTARRGIVELNESALTIKVKSGTYWETVLKFLEKRGLTLYCYPTSAPSSTIGGWMGNSGVGLGKGGLGIGSSQYGYAAETVVDLSVVLPTGEYLESIAATHLKVKDFIGSDGVLGIMDTITLKVRKLPARQEPFSFNFKDIEKLCSAVEEIASLKPFFLLIEDEVMLDFKKLAGLHVPQAQNLLTIIFEGDGAPLESNIQKMRKIIGVYGGQELSKEIAEQEWQGRYYAMRHKKAGPNLLGGEFSAPISSLKEVIRRVKKLGTAKNIQIAIHGTLGVNEVLVMPQVLSDERKKFRYLTMMSLVKELNDLSIKLGGIPYGVGLFNAFYAKEIHGAKLAELVRLKKILDPRNIMNPGKATHCSTRFRITLPKFAYGMGMRGLGLFVKHGR